Proteins encoded by one window of Xyrauchen texanus isolate HMW12.3.18 chromosome 24, RBS_HiC_50CHRs, whole genome shotgun sequence:
- the LOC127617587 gene encoding B-cell linker protein-like isoform X2, whose translation MEQFNKLAAPAAVKLRQLQKNIQDIKENDDSLFNRLKRFQSEQTAHILKTGRNTLDRMKKKGPPKVPERDYKDEDQDNENFSDSFESDTYEDLCDNDTSYEPPPRSGHNVKAFTLSTSITNPKGEYLDSCRGRAVKPNKPKNKPSRPTKGSAANADEEDYLEPEDKSEDDNYIDPSQKTPNRGIDPCVPARANSPDFYEVPEIKENSRSKKRINSTLQPNTQMAPPKVSPRMHIRKSTVTQEPQSEDEYEVCDTDDSVIERPEECTESRNLSIPTPRPRELKKPSPSLMPTPSVPQRDNEATLTIMPQSPLDAMTTPPHTGFHRAGMHLPPQLPSQSRRMSPSENRAARDAEEKAGVYKKVWYASSCDRKTAEDALIGLAEDGTFLLRKSSGVDAQQPYTLVVFYNSRVFNIPVRYIASTEQYSLGKEKPGEERFNSVSEIIQNHQKNPLVLLDSQNNTKDCTKLKHPAQL comes from the exons ATGGAGCAATTCAACAAACTCGCCGCACCTGCTGCTGTTAAACTTCG gcaGCTCCAAAAAAACATCCAAGACATTAAGGAGAATGACGACAGCCTATTCAACAGATTAAAAAG GTTTCAATCTGAACAAACTGCTCATATCCTCAAAACCGGGAGAAATACGTTGGACCG AATGAAGAAAAAAGGACCTCCAAAAGTACCAGAAAGAGACTATAAAG atgaAGATCAGGATAATGAGAACTTCTCTGACTCTTTT GAAAGTGACACGTACGAAGATCTGTGTGATAATGACACCAGCTATGAGCCTCCACCGAGGTCAGGTCACAATGTGAAGGCCTTTACTCTCAGCACGTCCATTACGAACCCCAAAGGAGAGTATCTAG ACAGCTGTCGTGGTCGAGCCGTAAAACCAAACAAACCGAAGAACAAACCCTCACGACCGACCAAGGGCAGTGCGGCCAATGCGGATGAA GAAGATTATCTTGAGCCGGAGGATAAATCGGAGGATGATAATTATATTGACCCCTCTCAAAAGACACCAA ATCGAGGGATCGATCCATGTGTTCCCGCTCGTGCGAACAGTCCAG atttctaCGAGGTTCCTGAGATAAAG GAGAACTCTCGGTCTAAGAAAAG AATTAACTCTACTCTACAGCCGAACACACAGATGGCGCCCCCTAAAGTCAGCCCAAG AATGCATATTAGAAAGTCAACTGTGACCCAA GAACCACAATCAGAGGACGAGTATGAAGTATGTGACACGGACGATA GTGTTATTGAAAGGCCAGAGGAGTGCACAGAGAGCAGAAACCTGTCCATACCTACACCACGACCACGAGAACT GAAGAAACCGAGTCCTTCTTTGATGCCG ACACCAAGCGTTCCTCAGAGAGATAATGAAG CAACATTAACAATTATGCCACAAAGTCCACTGGACGCCATGACAACCCCGCCACACACAGGTTTTCATCGAGCAGG GATGCATCTACCTCCACAGTTGCCCTCTCAGA GCAGAAGAATGTCGCCATCAGAAAACAGAGCAGCTCGAGATGCTGAAGAG AAAGCTGGAGTGTATAAAAAGGTTTGGTACGCCAGCAGCTGTGATCGCAAGACCGCAGAGGACGCTCTCATAGGCTTGGCCGAG GACGGGACTTTCCTGCTCAGAAAGAGTTCAGGTGTGGACGCGCAGCAGCCGTACACTCTAGTGGTGTTCTACAACAGCCGAGTATTCAACATCCCCGTCCGCTACATCGCTTCCACCGAACAGTACTCTCTGGGCAAAGAGAAACCTGGAGAGGAG cgTTTCAACAGCGTTTCTGAGATTATTCAAAACCATCAGAAGAATCCTTTAGTTCTGCTCGACTCTCAAAACAACACCAAAGACTGCACCAAACTCAAACACCCAGCGCAACTGTGA
- the LOC127617587 gene encoding B-cell linker protein-like isoform X1, with amino-acid sequence MEQFNKLAAPAAVKLRQLQKNIQDIKENDDSLFNRLKRFQSEQTAHILKTGRNTLDRMKKKGPPKVPERDYKDEDQDNENFSDSFESDTYEDLCDNDTSYEPPPRSGHNVKAFTLSTSITNPKGEYLDSCRGRAVKPNKPKNKPSRPTKGSAANADEEDYLEPEDKSEDDNYIDPSQKTPNRGIDPCVPARANSPDFYEVPEIKENSRSKKSRINSTLQPNTQMAPPKVSPRMHIRKSTVTQEPQSEDEYEVCDTDDSVIERPEECTESRNLSIPTPRPRELKKPSPSLMPTPSVPQRDNEATLTIMPQSPLDAMTTPPHTGFHRAGMHLPPQLPSQSRRMSPSENRAARDAEEKAGVYKKVWYASSCDRKTAEDALIGLAEDGTFLLRKSSGVDAQQPYTLVVFYNSRVFNIPVRYIASTEQYSLGKEKPGEERFNSVSEIIQNHQKNPLVLLDSQNNTKDCTKLKHPAQL; translated from the exons ATGGAGCAATTCAACAAACTCGCCGCACCTGCTGCTGTTAAACTTCG gcaGCTCCAAAAAAACATCCAAGACATTAAGGAGAATGACGACAGCCTATTCAACAGATTAAAAAG GTTTCAATCTGAACAAACTGCTCATATCCTCAAAACCGGGAGAAATACGTTGGACCG AATGAAGAAAAAAGGACCTCCAAAAGTACCAGAAAGAGACTATAAAG atgaAGATCAGGATAATGAGAACTTCTCTGACTCTTTT GAAAGTGACACGTACGAAGATCTGTGTGATAATGACACCAGCTATGAGCCTCCACCGAGGTCAGGTCACAATGTGAAGGCCTTTACTCTCAGCACGTCCATTACGAACCCCAAAGGAGAGTATCTAG ACAGCTGTCGTGGTCGAGCCGTAAAACCAAACAAACCGAAGAACAAACCCTCACGACCGACCAAGGGCAGTGCGGCCAATGCGGATGAA GAAGATTATCTTGAGCCGGAGGATAAATCGGAGGATGATAATTATATTGACCCCTCTCAAAAGACACCAA ATCGAGGGATCGATCCATGTGTTCCCGCTCGTGCGAACAGTCCAG atttctaCGAGGTTCCTGAGATAAAG GAGAACTCTCGGTCTAAGAAAAG CAGAATTAACTCTACTCTACAGCCGAACACACAGATGGCGCCCCCTAAAGTCAGCCCAAG AATGCATATTAGAAAGTCAACTGTGACCCAA GAACCACAATCAGAGGACGAGTATGAAGTATGTGACACGGACGATA GTGTTATTGAAAGGCCAGAGGAGTGCACAGAGAGCAGAAACCTGTCCATACCTACACCACGACCACGAGAACT GAAGAAACCGAGTCCTTCTTTGATGCCG ACACCAAGCGTTCCTCAGAGAGATAATGAAG CAACATTAACAATTATGCCACAAAGTCCACTGGACGCCATGACAACCCCGCCACACACAGGTTTTCATCGAGCAGG GATGCATCTACCTCCACAGTTGCCCTCTCAGA GCAGAAGAATGTCGCCATCAGAAAACAGAGCAGCTCGAGATGCTGAAGAG AAAGCTGGAGTGTATAAAAAGGTTTGGTACGCCAGCAGCTGTGATCGCAAGACCGCAGAGGACGCTCTCATAGGCTTGGCCGAG GACGGGACTTTCCTGCTCAGAAAGAGTTCAGGTGTGGACGCGCAGCAGCCGTACACTCTAGTGGTGTTCTACAACAGCCGAGTATTCAACATCCCCGTCCGCTACATCGCTTCCACCGAACAGTACTCTCTGGGCAAAGAGAAACCTGGAGAGGAG cgTTTCAACAGCGTTTCTGAGATTATTCAAAACCATCAGAAGAATCCTTTAGTTCTGCTCGACTCTCAAAACAACACCAAAGACTGCACCAAACTCAAACACCCAGCGCAACTGTGA